The genomic region CATAAGCGGTTAGTAAAATATTAAAACCAGCTTTTACTTTTCGATGCTGAAAAGCATCGTCTAAAAGCACAATTTCTGCATGTTTTTTCCTCAATTCTGCAATACCATTTCTACGATCGGCATCTACGGCTACCATAACCTCTGTAAATTTATTTTTAAATTGTAAAGGTTCATCTCCGGTTTGTATAGCTTTCTCCTTCCCATTCAACAACAAAAACCCATCTGTCGATCTTTTATACCCTCTACTCAAAACCGCAATGTTTTTATAGGTCAATTTACGTAGTAAGTATTCTATCATTGGTGATTTTCCTGTGCCGCCCGTACTTATATTCCCCACGCAAATGACCGGAAAATCATAACTGGTACTGTTTAAAATCCCGGCATCAAAAAATTTGTTTCTAAACCATACAACTATACCATAAACAACGGCAAAAGGAAAAAGGAATTTTCGTAGTAAATCCATATAAGGCAGGCTATAATATTTATCTTTGAATCTTAATTTTGCTAAGCGTTATAGTTTTTCGCATTAAAGCTATAGCGATTTAAAAAATCGTATTCACTTTAGCATCAATACATCGCTTCTAAAGTTACCCGATCTTTACTGAATTAGCAAAAAGAGCTAAAAAAGGCAATTAAAATTTAAAAATATGATTATTCAGGATATCATAAAAGAAATTGAGGAATTTGCTCCTTTAAATTATGCTGAAGACTTTGATAACGTAGGCCTTTTGGTAGGTGATAAAACCGCTGTAGTTACCGGAGCACTTATCACCTTAGATACGCTTGAAGCTACCGTAGACGAGGCTATTAGCAAGAATTGTAATCTTATTGTAAGTTTTCATCCTATTATATTTTCCGGACTCAAAAAAATTACTGGAAAAAATTATGTAGAGCGTGTTGTTTTAAAGGCCATAAAGAATGATATCGCAATATATGCAATCCATACTGCTTTAGATAACCAGTATAAAGGAGTTAATGATATGATCTGTGAAAAAATTGGACTCATAAACCGTGAAATCTTAATTCCCAAAAAAAACAGTATCAAAAAACTACTCACCTTTGTACCTGCAGATGATGCTGAAAAAGTTCGAAAAGCGATCTTTGATGCAGGTGGAGGCAGTATTGGAAACTATGACAACTGTAGTTTTAATGTAAATGGAACGGGAAGTTTTAAAGGAAACACCTCCTCTAATCCTGTGATTGGAGAACGCGGAAGCCTTCACTTTGAAAAAGAAACTCAAATTGGTATCACATTCCCGGCTCATTTAGAAGGCAACATTCTAAATGCTTTATTTACTTCCCATCCTTATGAAGAAGTAGCTTACGAGATTACCAGTCTGGAAAATAGCAACCAGCATCTTGGGATGGGAATGATTGGTGAATTAGAAAAACCGCAGGAAGAAAAAGCCTTTCTAAAAACAATAAAATCAACTTTTAAAACCGGCTGTCTACGCCATTCAGAATTATTAGAAAAGCCGATAAAAAAAGTGGCTGTTTTGGGTGGTAGTGGCGCTTTTGCGATCGAAAATGCGAAAAAAGCAGGGGCAGATGTGTACATCACAGCAGATTTAAAATATCACGACTTTTATAAAGCCGAGAAAAATATAGTGCTGGCCGATATTGGACACTATGAAAGCGAACAATTTACAAAAAATTTACTATATTCTTTTTTAACGAAAAAATTTAGTAATTTTGCACTTATTTTAGCAGAGACAAATAGCAATCCTATCAAGTATATTTAAGTATGGCAAAGAAAAATGATCTTACTGTAGAAGAGAAGTTAAGAGCTTTATACGATCTTCAGTTGGTAGATTCCAGAATTGATGAAATTCGAAACGTGAGAGGCGAACTTCCTTTAGAGGTACAGGATTTAGAAGATGAAGTAGCCGGATTGAATAAACGTTTACAAAAATTAGACGGTGATATCGAGGTGATCAACAACGATATCAAGAATAAGAAAAATCTTATCGACGAGTCTAAAACTACTATCAAAAAATATTCTGAGCAGCAAAAAAATGTTCGTAACAACCGTGAATTTAACGCTTTAAGCAAAGAAGTTGAATATCAGGAATTAGAAATCGAACTTGCTGAAAAACACATCAAGGAATATAAAGTTCAGATTGAGCAAAAGAAACAGGTGATCGAACAAACTAAAGAACGATTAAAAGATCGCCAGGCACATTTAGATCACAAAAAAGGTGAACTTGATGCCATCCTCGCCGAAACTGAAAAAGAAGAGCAGGCGCTTATTGACAGATCTGAACAGTACGAAAATGAGATCGACGCTCGTTTAGTAAAAGCTTACAAACGTATTCGTAGCAATGTAAAGAATGGATTGGCAATTGTACCGGTAGAACGCGGTGCTTCAGGAGGTTCTTACTTCACCATTCCACCACAGGTTATTATGGAAATTGCTGGTAGAAAGAAAATTATTACCGATGAGCACAGTGGCCGTATCCTTGTTGATGAAGATTTAGCAAAAGAAGAAAAAGAAAAAATGGATCAACTTTTCCATAGCATGTAATCGCTTAAAAGCTGATTAATATTAAAAAAACTGCTTAAAAATATTGAATATTTTTAAGCAGTTTTTTTATGCATTCAATCCATCAATCCCATTGATTAACAAGGATTTCACAATAATAAGTGCGCAAAAAGTTAACTTTACTGTATAACTAGTACTCATAATTTAATGAAAAAAACAATTTTACTTTTACTTCTTTTTATAGCTTTTTCCTGTAAAAACACCAACAACGATAAATCTGAAATAGCACCTAATGAGACTGCTCCGGTAGAATCTAACGAATCTGCTGCGGATAAAGAAAGTGATATTAATCGCTATGATAATATCGATAATCTTGAAGAACCTGTAGACACTTCTAAAACTAATAGTGGCGCCGGTGAAATTTCAGGAAGATACCTTAAGCAGGGAGAACTAGATGAAGCCTGCAACTGTTATTGCATAGAAGTAAGTCTTACCGGAAATTCAGAATTTTGTCTTCAACCAGATCGTATGTATATTAACGTACGGTTTGAAAAAACAGGTAATGGTTACGATGCCTTTTATGTGAGCCCTTCTTCTAGAAATAAGGATAAGAATTTACCATGGGAAGATTTTTCTAAAAAAGATGCCATTGCCAGCCTTAAAGCTACAAATGATGGCCTGAAACTTGATTGGATAGGTTTTAAAATTAATGGCCAAATCGCTACAGACTATGCCATTTTTGGAAAGAAAACCTTAGAAGGAAATTTTACAAAAAACTAATTATAACATGAAATCAATTTTCTTAACTGCCGTATGTATATTATGTTTTGCCTGCGGAAATAATGCCCAAAATAAACCGGCTACAAAACCTGAAATTGCCAATGCCAAACCCGTTGAAGTACCTTTAGAAAATGGCATGGCTAAAGCCTATTTTGCCAGTGGTTGCTTTTGGTGCGTGGAGGCGGTTTATGAAAGCGTAAAAGGAGTGAAAGAAGCTGTTTCTGGATATTCAGGCGGTCATACTAAAAACCCTACTTATGAACAAAGCAATACCGGAAGAACCGGGCATGCCGAAAGCGTAGAAGTTATTTATGACCCAAAAGTTGTAAGCTTTGAAACTCTCGTAAAAGTGTATTTTGGATCCCAAAACCCTACTCAGGTTAATGGGCAGGGACCGGATCATGGTTCCCAGTATCGCTCTATCATTTTTTATCAAGACGAACAGCAAAAACAAACTATAGAAAAAATAAAAGCTGAAGTTGCTAAGAATTACGATAAGCCCATCGCGGCAGAAATTTTACCATTTCAAAAATTCTGGATCGCCGAAGATTATCACCAGGACTATGAAAAATATCATCCCGAAAATCCATATATCCAAAAAGTCTCAATCCCAAGGATTAACAGGTTTAAGAAAAAATTTCCAGAGCTATTAAAAAAAGAGGTGCAGTAAAAGTCCAAAAACACTAAAAAAAGCAACCCGAAATTATCGAATTTCGGGTTGCTTTTTTTTATTTTAAGTGCAAGCATCTCATCATTTAAAGATCAATTATCGAGTAAAAGTGTATTTTAGTAAAAAAATTAGAGCACCCCATGAGCATCACCATCGAGAACATTCTTTTAATAGGTTCACTACTACTTTTTATAAGTATTCTTGCTGGTAAAACATCGTATAGATTTGGTGTCCCTACTCTGGTTTTATTTCTCTCTGTAGGAATTTTAGCTGGTAGTGAAGGTATTGGGGGCATCTACTTTAATGATCCAGAGATCGCGCAGTTTATCGGGATTGCTTCCTTAAATTTCATCTTATTTTCAGGAGGCTTAGATACGAACTGGAAAAGTATAAAACCGGTCGTTTGGCAGGGAATTTCATTATCTACGCTTGGGGTCTTATTTACAGCGCTTGGAGTGGGCACTTTTGTTTGGGCTATTACCGATTTTTCTATCTACGAAGGATTATTACTGGGTGCCATTGTATCTTCTACAGATGCGGCGGCGGTTTTCTCTATATTAAGATCAAAAAACCTGGCTTTAAAATCTCATTTGCGCCCCACATTAGAATTAGAAAGTGGTAGTAACGACCCGATGGCCTATTTTCTAACTATTGCTTTTCTCGGGTTAGTTTTAAACCCCGAACAAAGTATTTGGAGTATTATTCCACTTTTTATTCAGCAAATATTAATTGGTGGTTTATTGGGGTTTATTTTCGGGAAACTTTGCAAAATCGTCATCAACAAAATAAAATTAGATTTCGACGGACTTTATCCTGTACTGGCCATCGCGCTGATGTTTATTGTTTTTTCAGCAACCAATTTTATGGGAGGTAATGGTTTCTTAGCTGTATATTTAAGTGGGGTTTATCTGGGGAATCAAAACCTTATCCGGAAAAAGACCATCATGCAAATGTTCGATGGGCTTGCATGGCTCATGCAAATCGTTCTTTTCCTTACGCTAGGCCTATTAGTCTATCCAAGTCAGATTGTACCAGTTGTAGGCATTGGAATCGTAATTTCGATCTTTTTAATTTTCATTGCAAGGCCAATAGGTGTATTAATAAGTCTTTCATTTTTTAAAATGAAAATGCGGCGCCGCTGGTACGTAAGCTGGGTTGGGCTACGCGGCGCTGTACCCATCGTATTTGCTACTTATCCATTACTTGCCGGTGTGGATAAGGCTAACTTTATTTTTAATATTGTATTCTTTGTATCCTTAAGTTCAGTAATCATCCAAGGAACAACTTTATCTGTTGTAGCAAAGTGGCTGCATGTAGCACTTCCCGATCGGGTAAAACCAAAAAGCCAGGTTGAAACTTTCTTATCTGATGGAGCAAAATCCATCATACGGGAAATTCTTATTCCTAAACATAATAAAGCGGTAGGAAAACGAATTGTAGAAATTGGATTTCCCAAAAAAGCGATCATCGCCATGATCTCAAGAAACGAAAAATTTATAACTCCTAAAGGAACTACTGAGATCGAAGCTAATGATATCCTGATCATTCTTAGTGAAGACGAACGTACAATGACGCACGTTTATGATACCTTAGAGATAAAAGAAGGAATAGAAGAAATTTAAATTCCGCTTCTAAACAGGAATTTCTTCTCCTAATAATTCCAGGATTCGTTCCTCGATTTCCACACTATCCCATTTAGTTTCAATATTTGGTATTTTTAAAACCTCCGCCATAATTTTTTCCTGCTTATCCCCTATCTTTAAAGCTTCCGCATAAGGATGAGCTGAAAAAGTTACTCTGGAATAAAGCGGCACCCAGGCACTGGGATGGTTTTCAGCAAATTTCTTTTCTATTTTTTTCTGAAGTAAAAACTTAGGATTCGCCGTTTTGCTACTCATTTCTACAAAGTTCCTGTAGCTTAATTCAGCAATGGCATCGCTATTGGGTTTTCGTGCAATTTGGTATTCAGAAAAGATCTTATCCCAGTCATCGCCGTATTCTTCCATCTTATCAAAAAGTACTGAAATATCTTCAAAGCCAGCGTTCATTCCCTGTCCGTAAAATGGTACAATGGCATGCGCAGAATCACCAATTAAAGCTATCTTATCATCGTATCGCCAGGGAAAACATTTTATAGTAACCATGGCACTGGTAGGATTCTTGAAAAAATCATTTTTTAAATTGGCAATATCTTCTTTGATATCGGGAAAATATTCTTCAAAAAAGCGTTCTGCTTTCGCTTCAGTATTGATACTTTCAAAAGAAATTTCACCTTCAAACGGCATAAATAAGGTACAGGTAAAACTACCGTCCAAATTAGGCATGGCAATCAACATAAATTTGCCACGTGGCCAGATATGAAAAGAAGCATGATCTAATTTGTGCGAACCATCGGGATTTGCAGGAATCGTAAGTTCTTTATAAGCCACATCTATAAAATGTTGCGAATAGTTAAACCTGCTTTGTCGCTGCATTTTATGCCGAACCCTAGAGAATGCACCGTCAGCACCAAAAATAAGATCGAATTTATACTCGGTCCATGGGGTTGTTTCTGCAGTACCGGTATAGATTTTCGCCTGATTTAGATCAATATCCCAAACTTTCTCTTCAAACCTAAAAACCGCACCTGCTTCTTCCGCAAGATCGATCATTTTTCGGTTTAAAATCCCACGGGAAATCGAATAAATCGCCTCTCCTTCTTTTCCATATTTCTGAAAATAAAGAGGTTTCTCATTTACATGCATAGCTCGTTTATCCAGAGGTAAGGCGATTTTCCTAATTTCGTCCTCCAGACCTATTCTCTGCAAAGCATTCCATCCTCGATTAGACATTGCCAAATTGATGGACCTGCCTGAAAACTCTACCTTTCTGACATCTGGCCTACGATCAAAAATAGTTACCCGATGACCGGCTTTTCTTAAATAAATCGCCAGTAGAGAGCCTACCAGGCCAGAACCTACGATTGCAATATTCTTGGATTGTTGCATGAATTATTTGAAGT from Zunongwangia profunda SM-A87 harbors:
- a CDS encoding Nif3-like dinuclear metal center hexameric protein — protein: MIIQDIIKEIEEFAPLNYAEDFDNVGLLVGDKTAVVTGALITLDTLEATVDEAISKNCNLIVSFHPIIFSGLKKITGKNYVERVVLKAIKNDIAIYAIHTALDNQYKGVNDMICEKIGLINREILIPKKNSIKKLLTFVPADDAEKVRKAIFDAGGGSIGNYDNCSFNVNGTGSFKGNTSSNPVIGERGSLHFEKETQIGITFPAHLEGNILNALFTSHPYEEVAYEITSLENSNQHLGMGMIGELEKPQEEKAFLKTIKSTFKTGCLRHSELLEKPIKKVAVLGGSGAFAIENAKKAGADVYITADLKYHDFYKAEKNIVLADIGHYESEQFTKNLLYSFLTKKFSNFALILAETNSNPIKYI
- a CDS encoding potassium/proton antiporter, which codes for MSITIENILLIGSLLLFISILAGKTSYRFGVPTLVLFLSVGILAGSEGIGGIYFNDPEIAQFIGIASLNFILFSGGLDTNWKSIKPVVWQGISLSTLGVLFTALGVGTFVWAITDFSIYEGLLLGAIVSSTDAAAVFSILRSKNLALKSHLRPTLELESGSNDPMAYFLTIAFLGLVLNPEQSIWSIIPLFIQQILIGGLLGFIFGKLCKIVINKIKLDFDGLYPVLAIALMFIVFSATNFMGGNGFLAVYLSGVYLGNQNLIRKKTIMQMFDGLAWLMQIVLFLTLGLLVYPSQIVPVVGIGIVISIFLIFIARPIGVLISLSFFKMKMRRRWYVSWVGLRGAVPIVFATYPLLAGVDKANFIFNIVFFVSLSSVIIQGTTLSVVAKWLHVALPDRVKPKSQVETFLSDGAKSIIREILIPKHNKAVGKRIVEIGFPKKAIIAMISRNEKFITPKGTTEIEANDILIILSEDERTMTHVYDTLEIKEGIEEI
- a CDS encoding FAD-dependent oxidoreductase, producing the protein MQQSKNIAIVGSGLVGSLLAIYLRKAGHRVTIFDRRPDVRKVEFSGRSINLAMSNRGWNALQRIGLEDEIRKIALPLDKRAMHVNEKPLYFQKYGKEGEAIYSISRGILNRKMIDLAEEAGAVFRFEEKVWDIDLNQAKIYTGTAETTPWTEYKFDLIFGADGAFSRVRHKMQRQSRFNYSQHFIDVAYKELTIPANPDGSHKLDHASFHIWPRGKFMLIAMPNLDGSFTCTLFMPFEGEISFESINTEAKAERFFEEYFPDIKEDIANLKNDFFKNPTSAMVTIKCFPWRYDDKIALIGDSAHAIVPFYGQGMNAGFEDISVLFDKMEEYGDDWDKIFSEYQIARKPNSDAIAELSYRNFVEMSSKTANPKFLLQKKIEKKFAENHPSAWVPLYSRVTFSAHPYAEALKIGDKQEKIMAEVLKIPNIETKWDSVEIEERILELLGEEIPV
- a CDS encoding zinc ribbon domain-containing protein, translating into MAKKNDLTVEEKLRALYDLQLVDSRIDEIRNVRGELPLEVQDLEDEVAGLNKRLQKLDGDIEVINNDIKNKKNLIDESKTTIKKYSEQQKNVRNNREFNALSKEVEYQELEIELAEKHIKEYKVQIEQKKQVIEQTKERLKDRQAHLDHKKGELDAILAETEKEEQALIDRSEQYENEIDARLVKAYKRIRSNVKNGLAIVPVERGASGGSYFTIPPQVIMEIAGRKKIITDEHSGRILVDEDLAKEEKEKMDQLFHSM
- the msrA gene encoding peptide-methionine (S)-S-oxide reductase MsrA; protein product: MKSIFLTAVCILCFACGNNAQNKPATKPEIANAKPVEVPLENGMAKAYFASGCFWCVEAVYESVKGVKEAVSGYSGGHTKNPTYEQSNTGRTGHAESVEVIYDPKVVSFETLVKVYFGSQNPTQVNGQGPDHGSQYRSIIFYQDEQQKQTIEKIKAEVAKNYDKPIAAEILPFQKFWIAEDYHQDYEKYHPENPYIQKVSIPRINRFKKKFPELLKKEVQ